One segment of Erigeron canadensis isolate Cc75 chromosome 2, C_canadensis_v1, whole genome shotgun sequence DNA contains the following:
- the LOC122588925 gene encoding ethylene-responsive transcription factor ERF011-like — protein METCKCSSGIKRKNNDNNKNNQRHPYRGIRMRKWGKWVAEIREPNKRSRIWLGSYVTPVAAARAYDTALYYLRGPSARVNFPELLGSDCESLDELSAASIRKKAIEVGSRVDAETSGAANELKACWFQEKPDLNKKPEPEDPDGDCW, from the coding sequence atgGAAACTTGCAAATGTTCATCaggaataaaaagaaaaaataacgataataataaaaataatcaaagacaCCCTTATAGAGGAATACGTATGAGAAAATGGGGAAAATGGGTAGCCGAAATCAGGGAACCAAACAAACGGTCTAGGATTTGGTTGGGTTCGTACGTTACACCAGTTGCCGCCGCACGTGCGTACGACACGGCTCTGTATTATCTACGTGGCCCATCAGCCCGAGTTAATTTTCCGGAATTGTTGGGGTCGGATTGTGAGAGTTTGGATGAGTTGTCTGCTGCCAGTATTAGGAAAAAAGCCATTGAAGTTGGATCTAGAGTTGATGCAGAAACCAGTGGTGCAGCCAATGAATTGAAGGCTTGTTGGTTTCAGGAGAAACCCGATTTGAATAAGAAACCCGAACCCGAAGACCCGGATGGGGATTGCTGGTGA
- the LOC122589718 gene encoding uncharacterized protein LOC122589718 isoform X2, with amino-acid sequence MVTDSSPNFDDGTDIFSPMMPSENDSLMGKRKEMEVVELEGSRRKKKKKQNGTPRPACSWVHFSREFIKEYSASHSESSGLKVATKAASDAWKVMTLKAKAKYTKRAREVWDDYLSSAPAREPKPRKQAVPEEGTELIV; translated from the exons ATGGTTACTGATAGCTCTCCTAATTTTGATGATGGGACTGACATTTTCTCACCAATG ATGCCGAGTGAAAATGATTCCCTGATggggaagagaaaagaaatggaGGTTGTAGAACTTGAAGGAAGCAggaggaagaaaaagaagaagcaaAATGGGACACCTCGTCCGGCTTGCTCTTGGGTACATTTTAG CCGGGAATTTATTAAGGAATACAGCGCTTCCCATTCCGAATCATCTGGTCTGAAAGTT GCGACAAAAGCAGCTTCAGATGCTTGGAAAGTAATGACTCTTAAAGCAAAAGCAAAATACACAAAACGAGCCCGTGAAGTTTGGGATGACTACTTGAGCTCTGCTCCTGCCCGTGAACCTAAACCTAGAAAGCAG gcggttccggaagaaggaactgaGTTGATTGTTTAG
- the LOC122589718 gene encoding uncharacterized protein LOC122589718 isoform X3 — protein MVTDSSPNFDDGTDIFSPMMPSENDSLMGKRKEMEVVELEGSRRKKKKKQNGTPRPACSWVHFSREFIKEYSASHSESSGLKVATKAASDAWKVMTLKAKAKYTKRAREVWDDYLSSAPAREPKPRKQMIEAF, from the exons ATGGTTACTGATAGCTCTCCTAATTTTGATGATGGGACTGACATTTTCTCACCAATG ATGCCGAGTGAAAATGATTCCCTGATggggaagagaaaagaaatggaGGTTGTAGAACTTGAAGGAAGCAggaggaagaaaaagaagaagcaaAATGGGACACCTCGTCCGGCTTGCTCTTGGGTACATTTTAG CCGGGAATTTATTAAGGAATACAGCGCTTCCCATTCCGAATCATCTGGTCTGAAAGTT GCGACAAAAGCAGCTTCAGATGCTTGGAAAGTAATGACTCTTAAAGCAAAAGCAAAATACACAAAACGAGCCCGTGAAGTTTGGGATGACTACTTGAGCTCTGCTCCTGCCCGTGAACCTAAACCTAGAAAGCAG aTGATTGAAGCTTTTTGA
- the LOC122589718 gene encoding uncharacterized protein LOC122589718 isoform X1, protein MVTDSSPNFDDGTDIFSPMMPSENDSLMGKRKEMEVVELEGSRRKKKKKQNGTPRPACSWVHFSREFIKEYSASHSESSGLKVATKAASDAWKVMTLKAKAKYTKRAREVWDDYLSSAPAREPKPRKQANLVTRCSPGRLVNVLKHVTPEHERSINMIYKLCKHGI, encoded by the exons ATGGTTACTGATAGCTCTCCTAATTTTGATGATGGGACTGACATTTTCTCACCAATG ATGCCGAGTGAAAATGATTCCCTGATggggaagagaaaagaaatggaGGTTGTAGAACTTGAAGGAAGCAggaggaagaaaaagaagaagcaaAATGGGACACCTCGTCCGGCTTGCTCTTGGGTACATTTTAG CCGGGAATTTATTAAGGAATACAGCGCTTCCCATTCCGAATCATCTGGTCTGAAAGTT GCGACAAAAGCAGCTTCAGATGCTTGGAAAGTAATGACTCTTAAAGCAAAAGCAAAATACACAAAACGAGCCCGTGAAGTTTGGGATGACTACTTGAGCTCTGCTCCTGCCCGTGAACCTAAACCTAGAAAGCAG GCCAACCTAGTCACCAGGTGTTCTCCTGGTCGTTTAGTCAACGTGTTAAAACACGTCACACCTGAACATGAAAGAAGCATCAACATGATTTATAAGTTATGTAAACATGGCATCTAG
- the LOC122589719 gene encoding uncharacterized protein LOC122589719 has translation MSSDRFGFLLAPTNDIKQVRECLRAIRCSSHADFDSALMTAAGFLLNRPPNMNNRLLFFVARGLQLEFGEFKYGRKELGIFIVHANNDGNSHIIDVKDPNSIFDVISNSILKRDLLYLEEKHQKDVEENVDVIKQPLELVSQGEC, from the exons ATGAGTTCAGACCGGTTTGGATTTCTGCTTGCTCCCACTAATGATATCAAACAAGTCCGAGAATGCCTTAGAG CTATACGTTGTAGCAGCCATGCGGATTTTGATTCTGCGCTTATGACGGCAGCAGGTTTTCTTTTGAACAGGCCCCCGAACATGAATAACAGGTTGCTTTTCTTTGTTGCAAG GGGCTTGCAATTAGAGTTTGGTGAGTTCAAGTATGGGAGGAAGGAGCTTGGTATCTTCATTGTTCATGCCAATAATGATGGAAACAGCCACATAATAGACGTTAAAGATCCAAATTCTATTTTTGATGTCATATCCAATTCTATACTAAAAAGGGATCTCCTTTACCTTGAGGAGAAACATCAGAAAGATGTCGAAGAGAATGTTGATGTTATTAAACAACCGTTGGAACTGGTCTCACAAGGAGAGTGTTAA